A part of Vicia villosa cultivar HV-30 ecotype Madison, WI unplaced genomic scaffold, Vvil1.0 ctg.000114F_1_1, whole genome shotgun sequence genomic DNA contains:
- the LOC131624319 gene encoding classical arabinogalactan protein 11-like yields the protein MARQLFVIVLIFVVMTGMVMAQVAPSTSPISSPLLESAPKAATSSSKAPKAAISSSTTPTSSPTASPLAPSLAPSTSNEEEDISAPPAQASDPIELFAPGPAPVSDGFTPGASPAADEATSGASTIQFSVAAVIVVVVGFAF from the coding sequence atgGCACGTCAACTATTTGTTATAGTCCTCATTTTTGTAGTCATGACCGGCATGGTTATGGCTCAAGTAGCTCCATCTACATCACCTATATCATCACCGTTATTAGAATCAGCACCAAAAGCAGCAACATCATCATCAAAAGCCCCAAAAGCAGCAatatcatcatcaacaacaccaACATCTTCTCCGACAgcttctcctttagctccatcactaGCACCTTCAActtctaatgaagaagaagatATTTCAGCCCCTCCCGCACAAGCCAGTGACCCCATTGAGCTTTTCGCTCCTGGACCCGCCCCTGTTAGTGACGGCTTTACTCCCGGGGCCTCCCCAGCAGCCGATGAGGCTACCAGTGGTGCCTCAACTATTCAATTTTCTGTTGCTGCCGTCATCGTCGTTGTTGTTGGCTTTGCCTTCTAA
- the LOC131624321 gene encoding cell wall protein TIR4-like — MARQLFVVALIFVAMIGMVIAQVAPSTSPISSPLLESAPKAATSSSIAPTSSPTISPLASSITPSTSNEEDISASPAQASGPIEQYASGAAPVSDSFAPGASPAADEATGGASTIQFSLVAATVAVVGFFAF; from the coding sequence atggCTCGTCAACTATTTGTTGTAGCCCTCATTTTTGTAGCCATGATCGGCATGGTTATCGCTCAAGTAGCCCCATCTACATCACCTATATCGTCACCGTTACTAGAATCAGCACCAAAAGCAGCAACATCATCATCAATAGCACCAACATCTTCTCCAACAATTTCCCCTTTAGCTTCATCTATAACACCTTCaacttctaatgaagaagatattTCAGCTTCTCCAGCACAAGCTAGTGGCCCCATTGAGCAATACGCTTCTGGAGCCGCCCCTGTTAGTGACAGCTTTGCTCCCGGGGCCTCCCCAGCTGCCGACGAGGCTACTGGTGGTGCCTCGACTATTCAATTCTCACTTGTTGCTGCCACGGTCGCTGTTGTTGGCTTCTTTGCCTTCTAA